From the Tissierellales bacterium genome, the window AGTTTTTATTATTGTTAATTTTAAGTGTAACAATTTTAGTAACTGGCTGTACGTCAAAGGATGATATTGGAATTAAAGGAGAAGTTAAAGAAGTCTTTAAAGATGATTATGATATTACGGGAATTTACGTAGAAGGAGAAGTAGAAGAAGATACCTTATATGATAAGGCAGATGTTAGCTTTACAGAGAAAACTAAAGTGTATAAAGAGGATAATAAAGTAGATTTTAATGAATTAAAGGAAGGTCATGTAGTTGAGGTAATTTTTAATGGGGAAGTGGCAGAATCTTACCCAGTACAAGGTAAGGCTAAGAAGGTTAAAATAATAGAGTAATTGTGAGGGATATTATGTTTAA encodes:
- a CDS encoding DUF3221 domain-containing protein; protein product: MRQFLLLLILSVTILVTGCTSKDDIGIKGEVKEVFKDDYDITGIYVEGEVEEDTLYDKADVSFTEKTKVYKEDNKVDFNELKEGHVVEVIFNGEVAESYPVQGKAKKVKIIE